In Streptomyces sp. P3, one DNA window encodes the following:
- a CDS encoding DMT family transporter has translation MRTSVSSRGNRGKGIGLGLAVASAIAFGGSGVAAKPLIEAGLDPLHVVWLRVTGAALVMLPLAVRHRALPRGRPALLAGFGLLAVAGVQAFYFAAISRIPVGVALLVEYLAPALVLGWVRFVQRRPVTRAAALGVVLAVGGLACVVEVWSGLGFDAVGLLLALAAACCQVGYFVLSDHGGDSGDDAPDPLGVIAHGLLVGSVVLTVVTRPWGMDWSVLGQSAGMNGVEVPAWLLLGWTVLIATVVAYVTGVVSVRRLSPQVAGVVACLEAVIATVLAWVLLGEHLSAPQIAGGAVVLLGAFVAQSSAPAKGSAEPVAAGGPERELSARGTAT, from the coding sequence GTGCGTACCTCTGTGAGCAGTCGGGGCAACCGCGGAAAGGGCATCGGGCTCGGTCTGGCGGTCGCGTCCGCCATCGCCTTCGGAGGGTCCGGGGTGGCGGCCAAGCCGTTGATCGAGGCGGGCCTCGACCCGCTGCACGTGGTGTGGCTGCGGGTGACCGGCGCGGCCCTCGTCATGCTGCCCCTGGCCGTACGTCACCGGGCCCTGCCGCGCGGCCGGCCCGCGCTGCTCGCCGGGTTCGGACTGCTCGCCGTGGCCGGCGTGCAGGCGTTCTACTTCGCCGCGATATCGCGCATCCCCGTCGGCGTCGCGCTGCTCGTGGAGTACCTCGCGCCCGCCCTGGTCCTCGGCTGGGTGCGGTTCGTGCAGCGGCGGCCGGTGACGCGTGCCGCGGCGCTCGGCGTGGTCCTCGCGGTGGGCGGGCTGGCCTGCGTCGTCGAGGTCTGGTCGGGTCTGGGCTTCGACGCCGTCGGACTGTTGCTCGCCCTCGCGGCAGCCTGCTGCCAGGTCGGCTACTTCGTCCTGTCCGACCACGGCGGCGACTCGGGCGACGACGCTCCCGACCCGCTGGGCGTCATCGCCCACGGGCTCCTCGTCGGCAGCGTCGTGCTCACCGTCGTCACCAGGCCGTGGGGCATGGACTGGTCCGTGCTCGGCCAGAGCGCCGGCATGAACGGCGTCGAGGTCCCCGCCTGGCTGCTGCTCGGCTGGACCGTGCTCATCGCGACCGTCGTCGCGTACGTCACCGGCGTGGTCTCGGTGCGCCGGCTCTCCCCGCAGGTCGCCGGGGTCGTGGCCTGTCTCGAGGCGGTCATCGCCACCGTGCTGGCGTGGGTGCTGCTCGGCGAGCACCTCTCGGCGCCGCAGATCGCCGGCGGGGCGGTGGTGCTGCTCGGGGCGTTCGTCGCGCAGTCGTCCGCGCCCGCCAAGGGCTCCGCGGAGCCGGTGGCCGCCGGCGGCCCGGAAAGGGAGTTGTCCGCCCGGGGGACGGCGACCTAG
- a CDS encoding PadR family transcriptional regulator, with translation MRTHGFERGHGQGPRRGRGGFGGERAAFGPFGPGGPGGPGFGPGGPGFGPGFGGPWGGRGRGGPRGRARRGDVRSSILALLKDRPMHGYEMIQEIAERSGGAWKPSPGSVYPTLQLLEDEGLISSQSDGGKKLFSLTEEGRAAAEAGPEAPWEEAARGVDWEALGEIRQAGFGLMEAFGQVWKAGSKEQREKALTVINDARKKLYLILADED, from the coding sequence ATGCGTACCCACGGATTCGAGCGTGGACACGGCCAGGGCCCCCGACGCGGCCGCGGGGGTTTCGGCGGAGAGCGGGCGGCCTTCGGGCCCTTCGGTCCGGGTGGCCCCGGCGGCCCGGGATTCGGTCCCGGAGGTCCCGGCTTCGGCCCGGGCTTCGGCGGCCCCTGGGGCGGACGGGGGCGTGGCGGTCCCAGGGGCCGGGCGCGGCGGGGTGACGTACGGTCCTCGATCCTGGCCCTGCTCAAGGACCGGCCGATGCACGGCTACGAGATGATCCAGGAGATCGCCGAACGCAGTGGCGGCGCCTGGAAGCCCAGCCCCGGCTCGGTGTACCCGACCCTCCAGCTGCTGGAGGACGAGGGCCTGATCAGCAGCCAGAGTGACGGCGGCAAGAAGCTGTTCTCGCTCACCGAGGAAGGCCGCGCGGCGGCCGAGGCGGGCCCGGAGGCCCCCTGGGAGGAGGCTGCGCGCGGGGTCGACTGGGAAGCCCTCGGCGAGATCCGCCAGGCCGGCTTCGGGCTGATGGAGGCCTTCGGGCAGGTCTGGAAGGCCGGCAGCAAGGAGCAGCGCGAGAAGGCGCTCACGGTCATCAACGACGCCCGCAAGAAGCTGTACCTGATCCTCGCCGACGAGGACTGA
- a CDS encoding DMT family transporter, translating to MCYEMVSTIVEAMTTAPTASTPTPPPVRTTPPPAPAVTSPHPGLSAEGPAPARRSLDWRLRFGALSLIWGFSFLLIKVGTGGYAPFQVTLGRLAFGTAVLAVAMAVKRERLPRGARTWAHLTVAALLLNAVPFSLFAFAELTIPSTLAGICNATSPLWGMALSLVALSEDRPTRLRVAGLGLGFLGVLTVLGAWQGFDGLDARGTTLALLASLSYPVGWIYLRRTLAHTGSSALSMTGAQLFLATLQLAVVTPLFTDLPSRFPLVPLLAIAALGALGTGLALLIQYGLVTEVGPTTAQMVTYFIPVIATAAGVALLGETLSWSTPVGAAVVLAGAALTQARRPGS from the coding sequence TTGTGCTACGAGATGGTGTCGACGATCGTGGAGGCCATGACCACCGCACCCACCGCATCGACCCCGACGCCACCCCCTGTCCGCACCACCCCGCCACCGGCCCCCGCGGTGACCTCGCCCCATCCCGGGCTGTCCGCCGAGGGCCCCGCCCCTGCCCGCCGCTCCCTCGACTGGCGTCTGCGCTTCGGCGCACTGTCGCTGATCTGGGGCTTCAGCTTCCTGCTGATCAAGGTGGGTACCGGGGGCTACGCGCCGTTCCAGGTCACCCTCGGCAGGCTGGCGTTCGGCACGGCGGTGCTGGCGGTGGCGATGGCGGTGAAGCGGGAGCGGCTCCCCCGCGGGGCCCGCACCTGGGCGCATCTGACGGTGGCCGCGCTCCTCCTCAACGCCGTGCCCTTCTCCCTCTTCGCGTTCGCGGAGCTGACCATCCCCTCCACCCTGGCCGGCATCTGCAACGCCACGTCGCCGCTGTGGGGCATGGCGCTCTCGCTGGTCGCGCTGTCGGAGGACCGGCCGACCCGGCTGCGCGTCGCGGGCCTCGGCCTCGGATTCCTGGGCGTCCTCACCGTCCTCGGCGCCTGGCAGGGATTCGACGGACTCGACGCCCGCGGCACGACCCTCGCGCTGCTGGCCTCGCTGAGCTACCCGGTCGGCTGGATCTACCTCCGCCGCACCCTGGCGCACACGGGTTCCTCCGCCCTGTCGATGACCGGCGCCCAGCTGTTCCTCGCCACCCTGCAACTGGCCGTGGTCACCCCGCTGTTCACCGATCTCCCGAGCCGCTTCCCGCTCGTCCCGCTGCTCGCGATCGCGGCCCTGGGCGCGCTCGGCACCGGTCTGGCCCTCCTCATCCAGTACGGCCTGGTGACGGAGGTCGGCCCGACGACGGCCCAGATGGTCACCTACTTCATCCCGGTCATCGCCACGGCGGCGGGCGTCGCACTGCTGGGCGAGACCCTGAGCTGGTCGACGCCGGTGGGCGCGGCGGTCGTCCTGGCAGGCGCGGCACTGACCCAGGCGCGACGGCCCGGGTCGTAA
- a CDS encoding pyridoxamine 5'-phosphate oxidase family protein, which translates to MQGTPETTTRAAAYTPTDRTVPTRSAQKASYDRGLVHAILDEGYVCHLGFVRDGAPVVLPTLYGRVGETLYVHGSTGSRPLRMTGQADPGLPVCLTVTHVDGLVLARSAFHHSINYRSVVVHGVAHDVTDPAEKLAALDALVDHVVPGRAADSRPANRKELAATAVIRLDLNEVSAKTRTGGVNDEPEDLALPHWAGVLPLRKGYDAPLPEADLVPGTAFPDYLATL; encoded by the coding sequence ATGCAGGGGACCCCGGAGACGACGACACGGGCCGCCGCGTACACCCCGACCGACCGCACGGTCCCCACCAGGTCCGCGCAGAAGGCCTCCTACGACAGGGGCCTGGTGCACGCGATACTCGACGAGGGATACGTCTGCCATCTCGGGTTCGTCCGCGACGGCGCGCCCGTGGTGCTGCCGACCCTGTACGGCCGGGTCGGCGAGACGCTCTATGTGCACGGTTCGACGGGTTCGCGTCCCCTGCGGATGACGGGACAGGCCGACCCGGGACTGCCGGTGTGCCTGACGGTGACGCACGTCGACGGGCTGGTCCTGGCGCGCTCCGCCTTCCACCACTCGATCAACTACCGCTCGGTCGTGGTGCACGGCGTGGCCCACGACGTGACGGACCCGGCGGAGAAGCTGGCCGCACTCGACGCCCTCGTGGACCACGTCGTGCCGGGCCGGGCCGCCGACTCCCGCCCCGCCAACCGGAAGGAACTGGCCGCGACCGCGGTGATCCGGCTGGACCTGAACGAGGTCTCGGCCAAGACCCGCACCGGCGGGGTGAACGACGAGCCGGAGGACCTCGCCCTCCCCCACTGGGCCGGCGTGCTGCCGCTGCGCAAGGGCTACGACGCACCCCTCCCGGAGGCCGACCTGGTGCCCGGCACCGCGTTCCCCGACTACCTCGCGACCCTGTGA
- a CDS encoding aminotransferase class I/II-fold pyridoxal phosphate-dependent enzyme encodes MLGEYRITGRRAAEISASVEAAVSSGELRPGQLLPPMRELASELGVNPNTVAAAYRTLRERGVIETDGRRGSRVRSKPATTGREFIRVEVPAGVRDAAAGNPDTALLPPLAPAFAWAAAQGDREPVLYGHAPVEPELARLARADLDADGVPPGPVAVASGSLDAIERVLAAHLRPGDTVAVEDPGWGSLLDLVPALGLRAVPVGLDDDGPLPDDVRRALESGARALVVTDRAQNPTGAAIGAARARALRAVLRDHPETLLVEDDHGHRIVDLPLHPLAGVTRHWAFVRSAAKAYGPDLRFAVLTGDDVTLDRVRGRQRLGPGWVSRITQRAVLRLWADGAVDARAVARAYGARRDALIAALAARGVEAHGRSGMNVWVPVPDETGAVTRLLHAGWAVAPGARFRIGSPPGIRITVSTLDAGEMEPLADLVAAAAGPSPTRNYV; translated from the coding sequence GTGCTAGGAGAGTATCGGATCACAGGCCGGCGCGCAGCCGAGATTTCCGCGAGCGTCGAAGCGGCGGTGAGCTCCGGTGAGCTCCGGCCGGGACAACTGCTGCCTCCGATGAGGGAGTTGGCGTCAGAGCTCGGAGTGAACCCGAACACCGTCGCGGCCGCCTACCGCACCCTGAGGGAGCGCGGGGTGATCGAGACGGACGGCCGCCGGGGGAGCCGGGTGCGGTCGAAGCCCGCCACCACCGGCCGCGAGTTCATCCGGGTGGAGGTGCCGGCGGGGGTGCGGGACGCGGCGGCGGGCAATCCCGACACGGCACTGCTTCCGCCGCTGGCACCGGCGTTCGCCTGGGCCGCCGCGCAGGGCGACCGGGAGCCCGTCCTGTACGGACATGCGCCGGTCGAACCCGAGCTGGCCCGGCTGGCCCGCGCCGACCTCGACGCCGACGGCGTGCCGCCCGGTCCGGTGGCCGTGGCCTCCGGTTCGCTGGACGCGATCGAACGCGTCCTGGCCGCGCACCTCCGGCCGGGCGACACCGTGGCCGTCGAGGATCCCGGCTGGGGCTCCCTCCTCGACCTCGTGCCGGCGCTCGGGCTGCGCGCGGTCCCGGTCGGTCTCGACGACGACGGTCCGCTGCCCGACGACGTGCGCCGCGCCCTCGAGTCCGGGGCGCGCGCCCTCGTCGTCACCGACCGGGCGCAGAACCCGACCGGCGCGGCGATCGGCGCCGCACGTGCGCGTGCGCTGCGCGCCGTGCTGCGGGACCACCCGGAGACCCTGTTGGTCGAGGACGACCACGGTCACCGGATCGTCGACCTCCCCCTGCACCCCCTGGCGGGCGTCACCCGCCACTGGGCCTTCGTACGCTCGGCCGCCAAGGCCTACGGTCCGGACCTGCGGTTCGCCGTCCTCACCGGGGACGACGTCACCCTGGACCGGGTGCGCGGACGGCAGCGGCTCGGTCCCGGCTGGGTCAGCCGGATCACCCAGCGGGCGGTACTGCGCCTGTGGGCCGACGGCGCGGTGGACGCGCGCGCGGTGGCCCGGGCGTACGGCGCCCGACGCGACGCGCTGATCGCCGCGCTGGCCGCGCGGGGCGTCGAGGCGCACGGGCGCAGCGGGATGAACGTGTGGGTCCCCGTGCCGGACGAGACGGGGGCGGTCACCCGCTTGCTGCACGCCGGCTGGGCGGTCGCACCGGGGGCACGCTTCCGGATCGGCTCCCCGCCCGGAATCCGCATCACGGTGTCGACGCTGGACGCCGGGGAGATGGAGCCCCTGGCCGATCTCGTCGCCGCGGCGGCCGGCCCCTCCCCGACGCGGAACTACGTCTAG
- a CDS encoding SRPBCC family protein, with translation MAEVSAEARIQAPAEKVWAQLTDWPAYGEWNATHTNFPEGGPQALELGATFQENMKLMGFPAEVEWTVAELEPARVLAIRGKGPMAVSVATRYTLTPDGDATTVRIDGEFTGAAVSLMAGRLKDSGTAALNESLRKLGGLVT, from the coding sequence ATGGCCGAAGTCAGCGCGGAGGCACGCATCCAGGCACCGGCCGAGAAGGTGTGGGCCCAGCTCACCGACTGGCCGGCGTACGGGGAGTGGAACGCGACACACACCAACTTTCCCGAGGGCGGCCCGCAGGCCCTCGAACTGGGCGCGACCTTCCAGGAGAACATGAAGCTCATGGGCTTCCCGGCCGAGGTCGAGTGGACCGTGGCGGAACTGGAGCCCGCCCGGGTGCTCGCCATCCGCGGCAAGGGCCCGATGGCCGTGTCGGTGGCCACCCGCTACACCCTCACCCCGGACGGGGACGCGACGACGGTCCGTATCGACGGCGAGTTCACGGGCGCGGCCGTGTCACTGATGGCGGGCAGACTCAAGGACTCGGGGACGGCCGCCCTCAACGAGTCGCTGCGCAAGCTGGGCGGCCTGGTGACCTGA
- a CDS encoding SHOCT domain-containing protein: MSGDTYLAYDYPLLSAFWTMMVFFLWIMWFVLLFRVVVDIFRDDDLSGWAKAGWLVFCVVLPFLGVFVYVVARGKNMGRREITQAQEQQKAFDSYIRETAKGADRPTSSVDELARLSEIRARGDITDEEYDKAKQLVLSGTGR, encoded by the coding sequence ATGAGTGGCGACACCTACCTCGCGTACGACTATCCGCTGCTGAGCGCCTTCTGGACCATGATGGTGTTCTTCCTGTGGATCATGTGGTTCGTGCTGCTGTTCCGGGTCGTGGTGGACATCTTCCGCGACGACGACCTCAGCGGCTGGGCCAAGGCCGGCTGGCTGGTGTTCTGCGTCGTCCTGCCCTTCCTGGGCGTGTTCGTGTACGTGGTCGCGCGCGGCAAGAACATGGGACGCAGGGAGATCACGCAGGCGCAGGAGCAGCAGAAGGCATTCGACAGCTACATCCGCGAGACCGCCAAGGGCGCTGACCGTCCCACCAGCAGCGTCGACGAACTCGCCCGCCTGTCGGAGATCCGTGCCCGGGGCGACATCACCGACGAGGAGTACGACAAGGCCAAGCAACTCGTCCTGAGCGGCACCGGCCGCTGA
- a CDS encoding FMN-binding negative transcriptional regulator, with amino-acid sequence MLVHPWDAPHDDAEWQEWLSEHDFGQLAVNGPPGEPPFVQPLHFAYDPAEGDAVTHLARPNPLWPALEANPAVTLSVVDDYVFVPGPWQAPPGAPAEHGTPTSFYAAVQLRCTAHIVDDPAAKADLLARQMAHFQPEGGSARPTAGEAPFGRLLRGIRGIRLHVTDVRAKFKYAAHRPPETQERIAVALTTRDAPGDAAARAHLLRRRG; translated from the coding sequence ATGCTCGTCCACCCCTGGGACGCGCCCCACGACGACGCCGAGTGGCAGGAGTGGCTGTCCGAACACGACTTCGGGCAGCTCGCCGTCAACGGCCCGCCCGGCGAGCCCCCCTTCGTCCAGCCCCTGCACTTCGCCTACGACCCGGCCGAGGGCGACGCCGTCACCCACCTCGCCCGGCCCAACCCGCTGTGGCCCGCCCTGGAGGCGAACCCGGCGGTGACCCTGAGCGTGGTGGACGACTACGTGTTCGTCCCCGGCCCGTGGCAGGCCCCGCCGGGCGCCCCCGCCGAGCACGGAACCCCGACGAGCTTCTACGCGGCGGTCCAACTGCGGTGCACGGCGCACATCGTGGACGATCCCGCCGCGAAGGCGGACCTGCTGGCCCGTCAGATGGCGCACTTCCAGCCCGAGGGCGGGTCCGCCCGACCCACCGCAGGCGAGGCCCCGTTCGGCCGCCTGCTCCGGGGCATCCGCGGCATCCGGCTCCATGTCACCGATGTGCGGGCCAAGTTCAAGTACGCGGCGCACCGCCCGCCCGAGACCCAGGAACGCATCGCCGTCGCGCTGACCACCCGCGACGCCCCCGGCGACGCCGCGGCCCGGGCACACCTGCTGCGTCGCCGGGGGTGA
- a CDS encoding DMT family transporter: protein MSSSVSSSGDSAAVSLPLARALLYLVVAGAAWGTAGAAASLIYRISDLGPVALSFWRCAAGLALLLAARPLLRRRARSAPAPATTTASPALGEQAPAPEALRRKARRTAITGFGLAVFQTAYFAAVSATGLAVATVVTLGAGPVLIALGARLTLGERLGRGGALAVMGALAGLGVLFAGGGGSTVDPRGVLLALMSAAGYSAMTLLTRRWGRDGGADASAGAVGAFAVTAVCLSPFAVAEGLMPHSADPVGVLVLLAYIAAVPTALAYALYFAGAAVVRSATVSVIMLLEPVSAAALAVVLLGEPLTVTTLAGTLLMLASVTGLALAEARGVPARG, encoded by the coding sequence GTGTCGTCCTCTGTGTCCTCCTCCGGCGACTCCGCCGCCGTTTCCCTGCCCCTCGCACGGGCTCTGCTCTATCTGGTCGTCGCGGGCGCGGCCTGGGGTACGGCCGGCGCCGCCGCGTCCCTGATCTACCGGATCAGCGACCTGGGCCCCGTCGCCCTGTCGTTCTGGCGCTGCGCCGCCGGACTGGCCCTGCTGCTGGCCGCCCGCCCGCTGCTGCGGCGGCGCGCCCGGTCCGCCCCGGCACCCGCGACGACCACGGCGTCCCCGGCCCTCGGCGAGCAGGCGCCGGCGCCCGAGGCGCTGCGCCGCAAGGCCCGGCGGACGGCGATCACGGGGTTCGGCCTCGCGGTCTTCCAGACGGCGTACTTCGCGGCCGTCTCCGCCACCGGACTCGCCGTCGCCACCGTCGTCACCCTCGGCGCGGGGCCTGTCCTCATCGCGCTCGGCGCCCGCCTGACGCTGGGGGAGCGGCTCGGGCGCGGCGGAGCGCTCGCCGTCATGGGGGCGCTCGCCGGGCTGGGGGTGCTGTTCGCGGGCGGCGGCGGTTCGACCGTGGACCCGCGGGGCGTCCTGCTCGCGCTGATGTCCGCGGCCGGGTACAGCGCGATGACCCTGCTCACCCGCCGGTGGGGGCGGGACGGTGGCGCGGACGCCTCCGCCGGCGCCGTGGGGGCGTTCGCGGTCACCGCCGTGTGCCTGTCGCCGTTCGCCGTGGCCGAAGGGCTGATGCCGCACAGCGCCGACCCCGTGGGGGTGCTCGTCCTGCTGGCGTACATCGCCGCGGTGCCCACGGCGCTCGCCTACGCCCTCTACTTCGCGGGCGCGGCCGTCGTGCGCTCCGCCACGGTCTCCGTGATCATGCTGCTCGAGCCGGTGAGCGCGGCGGCGCTGGCCGTCGTCCTCCTCGGCGAACCCCTCACGGTCACCACGCTCGCCGGGACCCTGCTGATGCTGGCCTCGGTCACCGGCCTCGCCCTGGCAGAAGCGCGGGGCGTTCCCGCGCGGGGCTGA
- a CDS encoding SDR family NAD(P)-dependent oxidoreductase, which produces MTSPSRSHGTASAPSAAPSAADGIPSGVLAGPRASDAYLAELFSLEGRVAVVTGGSSGIGRGIAGALARAGASVVVVARRKAELAATVDELTAAGCRAAAVSGDLGTRDGVRTAAEQAARPFGEPDILVNSAGINLRPPMGELDEQVWDSTMAVNLEAPYLLGRRFGPGMAERGFGRIIHITSQQAHRAFVQSGAYGVSKGALESLARSQAEAWSPHGVTCNTLVPGFVMTALNARLSSDPERVAALAARTMVGRNGLAEDFAGAAVFLASRAAGYVTGQSIFVDGGFSVH; this is translated from the coding sequence ATGACATCGCCGAGCCGCTCTCACGGCACCGCCTCCGCCCCCTCCGCCGCCCCGAGTGCCGCGGACGGCATTCCGTCCGGCGTCTTGGCCGGTCCCCGCGCCTCGGACGCCTATCTGGCCGAGCTGTTCTCGCTGGAGGGCCGGGTGGCCGTGGTGACCGGCGGCAGCTCGGGAATCGGGCGGGGCATCGCGGGGGCGCTGGCGCGTGCGGGGGCGAGCGTGGTGGTCGTCGCCCGCAGGAAGGCGGAACTGGCCGCGACGGTCGACGAGCTGACGGCGGCCGGCTGCCGGGCGGCCGCGGTGAGCGGCGACCTCGGCACCCGCGACGGGGTCCGCACGGCGGCGGAACAGGCCGCGCGCCCCTTCGGCGAACCCGACATCCTCGTCAACAGCGCAGGGATCAACCTGCGGCCGCCGATGGGCGAGTTGGACGAGCAGGTCTGGGACAGCACGATGGCGGTGAACCTCGAGGCGCCCTACCTCCTCGGCCGGCGGTTCGGGCCCGGGATGGCGGAGCGGGGTTTCGGCCGGATCATCCACATCACCTCGCAGCAGGCGCACCGCGCGTTCGTCCAGAGCGGTGCGTACGGGGTGTCCAAGGGAGCGCTGGAGTCACTGGCCCGCTCGCAGGCGGAGGCCTGGTCGCCGCACGGCGTCACCTGCAACACGCTGGTCCCCGGCTTCGTCATGACCGCGCTCAACGCCCGGCTGTCGTCCGATCCGGAACGGGTGGCGGCTCTGGCGGCGCGCACGATGGTCGGGCGCAACGGGCTGGCCGAGGACTTCGCGGGAGCGGCGGTGTTCCTCGCGAGCCGCGCCGCCGGCTACGTCACCGGGCAGTCGATCTTCGTGGACGGCGGCTTCTCCGTGCACTGA
- a CDS encoding HdeD family acid-resistance protein, translating to MSVPHGSVPQSAPDPLADGRDGRGDDRAVRAPAGGDPADVLCVLGRSWTWILGSAIAAFVPGILILVWPDETLHVLAVLIGLYLLVTGVFRFVAAFGGGDHGERATGLLLAMVYVVAGVLCLRHPLQTIAALSLIVGVLWLVSGILTLYTALAAKDLPHRGVVIGAAVFAVVAGIVVLALPTESARALTRLLGLWLVLLALVEAGVAFAWRAALRRARTATAPQGPAGGSRVTPQ from the coding sequence ATGAGCGTGCCGCACGGTTCCGTACCGCAGTCCGCACCCGACCCGCTCGCCGACGGCCGCGACGGCCGGGGGGACGACCGGGCCGTCCGCGCGCCCGCGGGCGGCGATCCCGCCGACGTCCTGTGTGTGCTCGGGCGTTCCTGGACGTGGATCCTCGGGTCGGCGATCGCGGCGTTCGTGCCGGGCATCCTGATCCTGGTCTGGCCGGACGAGACCCTGCACGTCCTCGCCGTGCTCATCGGCCTGTACCTGCTGGTGACCGGCGTGTTCCGGTTCGTCGCCGCCTTCGGCGGGGGCGACCACGGGGAGCGGGCGACCGGGCTCCTCCTGGCCATGGTCTACGTGGTGGCCGGGGTGCTGTGTCTGCGGCACCCGTTGCAGACCATCGCGGCGCTCTCGCTGATCGTCGGTGTTCTGTGGCTGGTGTCGGGCATCCTCACCCTCTACACCGCCCTCGCGGCCAAGGACCTGCCGCACCGGGGCGTCGTCATCGGCGCGGCGGTGTTCGCCGTCGTCGCGGGGATCGTGGTGCTCGCGCTGCCCACCGAGTCGGCCCGCGCGCTGACCCGGCTGCTCGGCCTGTGGCTGGTGCTGCTCGCACTGGTCGAGGCGGGTGTCGCCTTCGCCTGGCGGGCGGCGCTGCGCAGGGCCCGTACGGCGACCGCGCCGCAAGGGCCGGCCGGCGGTTCCCGAGTGACTCCCCAGTGA
- a CDS encoding class II glutamine amidotransferase, with protein MCRWLAYSGTPVLLETILYRPAHSLIDQSLHSKMGVETTNGDGFGVGWYGLEADDGNPAVVREIGPAWSNRNLREIAGHVRSPMFFAHIRASTGTAVQQTNSHPFRHGRWMWMHNGAIAEFHRVRRDLALAVDPRLFLDIEGSTDSELMFYLALTLGLEEDPPGAVARMAGLVERVGHAHGVEYPLQMTVAVTDGERLWAFRYSSQGDSRSLFYSTRVETLRSLHPDMAFLREVSDETRLIVSEPLGDLPGAWNKVPESTYGVVQPGADEIVHFTPLAA; from the coding sequence ATGTGCCGTTGGCTCGCCTACTCGGGCACGCCCGTCCTGTTGGAGACGATCCTCTACCGGCCGGCGCACTCGCTCATCGATCAGAGTCTGCACTCCAAGATGGGCGTGGAGACGACGAACGGCGACGGCTTCGGCGTCGGCTGGTACGGGCTCGAGGCGGACGACGGTAATCCGGCCGTCGTCCGGGAGATCGGCCCGGCCTGGAGCAACCGCAACCTGCGGGAGATCGCCGGCCACGTCCGCTCACCGATGTTCTTCGCCCACATCCGGGCCTCGACGGGCACGGCGGTGCAGCAGACCAACTCGCACCCCTTCCGGCACGGCCGCTGGATGTGGATGCACAACGGGGCGATCGCCGAGTTCCACCGCGTCCGCCGGGACCTGGCCCTCGCCGTCGATCCGCGCCTCTTCCTCGACATCGAGGGGTCGACGGACTCGGAGCTGATGTTCTACCTGGCGCTCACCCTCGGCCTGGAGGAGGACCCGCCGGGCGCCGTGGCGAGGATGGCGGGCCTGGTCGAACGGGTCGGCCACGCGCACGGCGTGGAGTATCCGCTGCAGATGACCGTCGCCGTGACCGACGGCGAGCGGCTCTGGGCCTTCCGGTACTCCAGCCAGGGAGATTCCCGGTCGCTCTTCTACAGCACCCGGGTGGAGACACTCCGCTCGCTCCACCCCGACATGGCGTTCCTGCGCGAGGTCTCCGACGAGACCCGGCTGATCGTCTCCGAACCCCTGGGTGATCTGCCCGGCGCCTGGAACAAGGTCCCGGAGAGCACCTACGGCGTGGTGCAGCCCGGTGCGGACGAGATCGTCCACTTCACCCCGCTGGCGGCATGA